One Rhipicephalus microplus isolate Deutch F79 chromosome 4, USDA_Rmic, whole genome shotgun sequence genomic window carries:
- the LOC119172611 gene encoding zinc transporter ZIP12-like isoform X1 gives MWQERSAWIALPLLLAVVAAEELRDRPLGSVERLARGLQKKVHCAGLSAFECVQCLSPDSMASLLHGNDTNETVDDRQRERLSVLLLERLTDMRQPCHVGRCATYEQCRAALQLASPGRLARLEHILRRVKAVYVPTNRRKCFTAEEVLNSVAPYEKNEEAYVEKVATSVISHLSEGHCIEVGDAVTDFLEDLFRRYGDNTSELMTQQGLERLLKKLRLASEDIAYGHKHKHDHGEGHDHSDHNHYYDHDHESHNHDHEYEDEDGHDHNHGHGHGSESDRDHKHDHDHEHNRDHDHHHDHDGGHGHNEDNHHGHTTPHNHQEKNHSVITTAEQTSTPPASSTSTDTHSTTEHSEVAKTSDHHHQDGNDDHDDHQHGDEASTRHRRATVPSIRSQPAVRLGSNVAGRGRRGVPPVPDHDIHNHNSSASKCWTPRELIRQFGFSENGSITRREFFHLCPALIQQAVSDVCLQTTHDERKPTTAEYKGTKVSDCKQDLAVRKPVKRVALLTVYGYGTLSVFIISLCSLMGVLLLPCLARHAYYYIMMGFIGLSFGTMTGDAFLHLIPQVLGLHSHDAEHGSEGHSHSHDHDSLVPEYMWKQLGLIGALYGLFIFEALSNIFSGEKSDGHGHSHLPKNIPEDLHMTKVSSKTESNIELAQCSSMPSLAAEDNPQVPVLKSRALCCGMSTLATMVIIGGAIHNVADGLAIGAAFSSGLKSGLSTSLAVFCHELPHEFGDFVVLISTGLGYRRALLLNFLSAMAAFAGLYAGFLLGEEAAARDWILTVTAGIFLYVALVDMLPELKQYKGKSPFKMFIVKNIGVLAGVGIMCVIAIYEDQLNI, from the exons TGCCTGTCCCCTGATAGCATGGCTTCTCTGCTGCACGGGAACGACACGAACGAAACCGTGGACGACCGGCAGCGTGAGAGGCTGAGCGTTCTTCTGCTGGAGCGACTGACGGACATGCGGCAGCCGTGCCACGTTGGACGCTGCGCCACGTACGAGCAATGCCGAGCAGCCCTGCAGCTGGCTTCACCTGGACGGCTGGCGCGCCTAGAGCACATTCTGCGACGCGTCAAGGCCGTCTACGTGCCCACCAACAGACGCAAG TGCTTCACCGCAGAGGAAGTACTGAACAGCGTAGCGCCATACGAGAAGAATGAAGAAGCTTACGTCGAAAAAGTAGCTACGTCAGTCATTTCTCATCTTTCAGAGG GTCACTGCATCGAGGTTGGAGACGCCGTGACAGATTTTCTTGAAGATCTCTTCAGGCGGTATGGTGACAACACATCGGAACTAATGACGCAACAAG GTCTAGAGAGGCTGCTGAAGAAATTACGCCTAGCATCAGAAGATATTGCCTATGGTCACAAACACAAGCATGACCACGGCGAGGGCCATGACCACAGTGACCATAATCATTACTACGATCATGACCATGAAAGCCACAATCACGATCACGAGTATGAGGACGAGGATGGGCACGACCACAACCACGGCCATGGCCATGGCAGTGAAAGTGACCGTGATCATAAACATGATCATGACCACGAACATAATCGTGACCATGACCATCATCATGACCATGACGGTGGTCACGGACACAACGAAGATAATCATCATGGACACACCACTCCCCACAACCATCAGGAGAAGAATCACAGCGTTATTACCACGGCGGAACAGACTTCAACGCCACCAGCATCCAGCACTTCTACGGATACACACAGTACCACTGAACATAGCGAGGTGGCCAAGACATCCGATCACCATCATCAGGATGGTAATGATGACCATGATGACCATCAACACGGCGATGAAGCCAGTACTCGCCATCGTCGTGCCACTGTGCCATCAATTCGAAGCCAGCCCGCTGTGCGGCTTGGTTCAAACGTCGCAGGAAGGGGGCGGCGTGGTGTCCCGCCGGTTCCGGACCACGACATTCACAACCACAACAGTTCGGCTTCCAAA TGTTGGACTCCGCGGGAGCTGATTCGGCAGTTCGGGTTTTCCGAAAATGGCTCCATTACCAGACGCGAGTTCTTCCACTTGTGCCCGGCACTGATACAGCAAGCTGTCAGTGACGTATGCCTCCAAACAACCCACGACGAGCGGAAACCCACCACCGCCGAGT ataaGGGTACCAAAGTCAGTGACTGCAAACAGGACCTTGCTGTCAGAAAACCTGTCAAGAGAGTCGCACTATTGACAG tgtATGGCTACGGAACCCTGTCGGTGTTCATCATCAGCCTGTGCTCCTTGATGGGAGTGCTGCTTCTACCGTGCCTGGCTCGCCACGCCTACTACTACATCATGATGGGCTTCATTGGCCTCTCATTCGGCACCATGACTGGGGACGCGTTTCTGCACCTAATACCACAG GTACTTGGCCTGCACAGCCACGACGCAGAACATGGATCGGAAGGTCATTCACACAGCCACGACCACGACAGTCTGGTGCCAGAATACATGTGGAAACAGCTGGGGCTGATAGGCGCCTTATACGGCCTGTTCATCTTTGAGGCCCTGAGCAACATATTTAGTGGCGAGAAG AGTGATGGTCACGGGCACAGTCACCTCCCTAAGAATATCCCTGAGGATCTCCATATGACAAAAGTTTCATCAAAGACAGAGTCCAACATTGAGCTG GCGCAATGCTCGAGCATGCCATCGTTAGCAGCTGAAGACAATCCACAAGTTCCGGTGCTGAAGTCCCGAGCGCTTTGCTGTG GCATGTCAACGCTGGCCACCATGGTGATCATCGGTGGCGCCATTCACAATGTTGCCGATGGATTGGCCATCGGCGCTGCTTTTTCATCGGGCTTAAAGAGCGGCCTGTCGACATCTCTCGCCGTATTCTGCCATGAACTTCCACATGAGTTTG GTGACTTCGTGGTTCTCATCTCGACCGGGCTGGGCTACCGGCGTGCGCTGCTGCTCAACTTCCTGTCCGCAATGGCGGCATTCGCTGGCCTGTACGCGGGATTCTTGCTGGGAGAAGAGGCAGCGGCGCGCGACTGGATCCTCACTGTCACCGCGGGCATCTTCCTCTACGTAGCCCTCGTAGACATG CTGCCCGAGCTGAAGCAGTACAAAGGAAAGAGtcctttcaaaatgttcattgtcaAGAACATCGGTGTGTTGGCCGGCGTCGGAATCATGTGTGTGATTGCCATATACGAAGACCAGCTCAACATTTAA
- the LOC119172611 gene encoding zinc transporter ZIP12-like isoform X2: protein MWQERSAWIALPLLLAVVAAEELRDRPLGSVERLARGLQKKVHCAGLSAFECVQCLSPDSMASLLHGNDTNETVDDRQRERLSVLLLERLTDMRQPCHVGRCATYEQCRAALQLASPGRLARLEHILRRVKAVYVPTNRRKCFTAEEVLNSVAPYEKNEEAYVEKVATSVISHLSEGHCIEVGDAVTDFLEDLFRRYGDNTSELMTQQGLERLLKKLRLASEDIAYGHKHKHDHGEGHDHSDHNHYYDHDHESHNHDHEYEDEDGHDHNHGHGHGSESDRDHKHDHDHEHNRDHDHHHDHDGGHGHNEDNHHGHTTPHNHQEKNHSVITTAEQTSTPPASSTSTDTHSTTEHSEVAKTSDHHHQDGNDDHDDHQHGDEASTRHRRATVPSIRSQPAVRLGSNVAGRGRRGVPPVPDHDIHNHNSSASKCWTPRELIRQFGFSENGSITRREFFHLCPALIQQAVSDVCLQTTHDERKPTTAELYGYGTLSVFIISLCSLMGVLLLPCLARHAYYYIMMGFIGLSFGTMTGDAFLHLIPQVLGLHSHDAEHGSEGHSHSHDHDSLVPEYMWKQLGLIGALYGLFIFEALSNIFSGEKSDGHGHSHLPKNIPEDLHMTKVSSKTESNIELAQCSSMPSLAAEDNPQVPVLKSRALCCGMSTLATMVIIGGAIHNVADGLAIGAAFSSGLKSGLSTSLAVFCHELPHEFGDFVVLISTGLGYRRALLLNFLSAMAAFAGLYAGFLLGEEAAARDWILTVTAGIFLYVALVDMLPELKQYKGKSPFKMFIVKNIGVLAGVGIMCVIAIYEDQLNI, encoded by the exons TGCCTGTCCCCTGATAGCATGGCTTCTCTGCTGCACGGGAACGACACGAACGAAACCGTGGACGACCGGCAGCGTGAGAGGCTGAGCGTTCTTCTGCTGGAGCGACTGACGGACATGCGGCAGCCGTGCCACGTTGGACGCTGCGCCACGTACGAGCAATGCCGAGCAGCCCTGCAGCTGGCTTCACCTGGACGGCTGGCGCGCCTAGAGCACATTCTGCGACGCGTCAAGGCCGTCTACGTGCCCACCAACAGACGCAAG TGCTTCACCGCAGAGGAAGTACTGAACAGCGTAGCGCCATACGAGAAGAATGAAGAAGCTTACGTCGAAAAAGTAGCTACGTCAGTCATTTCTCATCTTTCAGAGG GTCACTGCATCGAGGTTGGAGACGCCGTGACAGATTTTCTTGAAGATCTCTTCAGGCGGTATGGTGACAACACATCGGAACTAATGACGCAACAAG GTCTAGAGAGGCTGCTGAAGAAATTACGCCTAGCATCAGAAGATATTGCCTATGGTCACAAACACAAGCATGACCACGGCGAGGGCCATGACCACAGTGACCATAATCATTACTACGATCATGACCATGAAAGCCACAATCACGATCACGAGTATGAGGACGAGGATGGGCACGACCACAACCACGGCCATGGCCATGGCAGTGAAAGTGACCGTGATCATAAACATGATCATGACCACGAACATAATCGTGACCATGACCATCATCATGACCATGACGGTGGTCACGGACACAACGAAGATAATCATCATGGACACACCACTCCCCACAACCATCAGGAGAAGAATCACAGCGTTATTACCACGGCGGAACAGACTTCAACGCCACCAGCATCCAGCACTTCTACGGATACACACAGTACCACTGAACATAGCGAGGTGGCCAAGACATCCGATCACCATCATCAGGATGGTAATGATGACCATGATGACCATCAACACGGCGATGAAGCCAGTACTCGCCATCGTCGTGCCACTGTGCCATCAATTCGAAGCCAGCCCGCTGTGCGGCTTGGTTCAAACGTCGCAGGAAGGGGGCGGCGTGGTGTCCCGCCGGTTCCGGACCACGACATTCACAACCACAACAGTTCGGCTTCCAAA TGTTGGACTCCGCGGGAGCTGATTCGGCAGTTCGGGTTTTCCGAAAATGGCTCCATTACCAGACGCGAGTTCTTCCACTTGTGCCCGGCACTGATACAGCAAGCTGTCAGTGACGTATGCCTCCAAACAACCCACGACGAGCGGAAACCCACCACCGCCGAGT tgtATGGCTACGGAACCCTGTCGGTGTTCATCATCAGCCTGTGCTCCTTGATGGGAGTGCTGCTTCTACCGTGCCTGGCTCGCCACGCCTACTACTACATCATGATGGGCTTCATTGGCCTCTCATTCGGCACCATGACTGGGGACGCGTTTCTGCACCTAATACCACAG GTACTTGGCCTGCACAGCCACGACGCAGAACATGGATCGGAAGGTCATTCACACAGCCACGACCACGACAGTCTGGTGCCAGAATACATGTGGAAACAGCTGGGGCTGATAGGCGCCTTATACGGCCTGTTCATCTTTGAGGCCCTGAGCAACATATTTAGTGGCGAGAAG AGTGATGGTCACGGGCACAGTCACCTCCCTAAGAATATCCCTGAGGATCTCCATATGACAAAAGTTTCATCAAAGACAGAGTCCAACATTGAGCTG GCGCAATGCTCGAGCATGCCATCGTTAGCAGCTGAAGACAATCCACAAGTTCCGGTGCTGAAGTCCCGAGCGCTTTGCTGTG GCATGTCAACGCTGGCCACCATGGTGATCATCGGTGGCGCCATTCACAATGTTGCCGATGGATTGGCCATCGGCGCTGCTTTTTCATCGGGCTTAAAGAGCGGCCTGTCGACATCTCTCGCCGTATTCTGCCATGAACTTCCACATGAGTTTG GTGACTTCGTGGTTCTCATCTCGACCGGGCTGGGCTACCGGCGTGCGCTGCTGCTCAACTTCCTGTCCGCAATGGCGGCATTCGCTGGCCTGTACGCGGGATTCTTGCTGGGAGAAGAGGCAGCGGCGCGCGACTGGATCCTCACTGTCACCGCGGGCATCTTCCTCTACGTAGCCCTCGTAGACATG CTGCCCGAGCTGAAGCAGTACAAAGGAAAGAGtcctttcaaaatgttcattgtcaAGAACATCGGTGTGTTGGCCGGCGTCGGAATCATGTGTGTGATTGCCATATACGAAGACCAGCTCAACATTTAA